The following proteins are co-located in the Pseudomonas antarctica genome:
- a CDS encoding phage antirepressor N-terminal domain-containing protein: protein MQTAQQLMPVPFYEDTVVLVGKDSEPLVAMKPIVVNMGLDWKSQHAKVTERFSSVMVEITTTGGDGKQYAMTCLPLRKLPAWLYSISPNKVKHELREKIIRYQEECDDVLWEHWSKGEHSRINPFSGAGTNVSQQIALSNHRVKLLTDLQRTRDRGSRAAIHEQIAHVSQALCLSVPEIDSIGVADLPVPDVLAEFWGALEELDAKGLKYNHSKNPSVLALNLVSLARIFLEQDIRIIFNRDLRDALKRSRQPLYMTLKTVDSAIEAGAKKCWIFSTPTQMIN, encoded by the coding sequence ATGCAAACAGCACAGCAACTGATGCCCGTCCCGTTCTATGAGGACACCGTTGTCTTGGTCGGAAAAGACTCTGAGCCGCTTGTGGCGATGAAACCAATCGTCGTCAACATGGGGCTGGACTGGAAGAGCCAACACGCAAAAGTTACGGAGAGGTTCAGTTCAGTTATGGTGGAAATCACCACAACTGGAGGTGATGGCAAACAATACGCGATGACCTGCCTTCCCCTTCGCAAGCTCCCGGCTTGGCTGTACTCAATCAGCCCAAACAAGGTGAAACATGAGCTGCGGGAAAAGATCATCCGCTACCAGGAGGAATGCGACGACGTGCTATGGGAACACTGGAGCAAGGGAGAGCACTCAAGGATCAATCCGTTCTCAGGAGCAGGGACCAACGTTAGTCAACAAATCGCCCTATCGAACCATCGCGTCAAGCTGCTCACAGACCTACAACGAACGCGGGACAGAGGAAGCCGTGCGGCTATTCACGAGCAAATCGCTCATGTATCACAAGCGCTTTGCCTGAGCGTGCCAGAGATCGATAGTATTGGGGTGGCCGACTTGCCCGTCCCAGACGTTCTGGCTGAGTTTTGGGGAGCGCTAGAAGAATTAGATGCGAAAGGCTTAAAATACAATCACTCTAAGAACCCGAGCGTCCTCGCGCTGAATCTGGTCAGCCTAGCTCGTATTTTCCTCGAGCAAGACATACGCATAATATTCAATCGTGATTTGAGAGACGCGTTGAAACGAAGTCGACAGCCTTTGTATATGACATTAAAAACTGTAGACAGCGCCATTGAAGCTGGCGCTAAGAAATGCTGGATATTTAGTACGCCCACACAAATGATTAACTAG
- a CDS encoding phage holin family protein has product MPNIELTVQLITAIAYLLSALRLACYSRGEARYRRSISLLASLFGSALCICGLEILLYRQPTSIWQAVSIVLLCILIFRSRGNVAALLRPSA; this is encoded by the coding sequence ATGCCTAACATCGAACTGACCGTGCAGTTGATCACGGCAATCGCCTACCTGCTGAGCGCCCTGCGCTTGGCCTGCTACAGCCGAGGTGAAGCCCGGTACCGGCGCAGTATCTCGCTACTCGCCAGCCTGTTTGGCTCGGCGCTGTGCATCTGCGGCCTGGAAATTCTGCTGTATCGCCAGCCCACCAGCATCTGGCAGGCCGTCTCCATCGTGTTGCTCTGCATCCTGATTTTCCGTTCACGCGGCAACGTCGCCGCCCTGTTGAGGCCCAGCGCATGA
- a CDS encoding phage major capsid protein, P2 family, producing MRNDTRTVFNAYLGQLAKLHSVPDVTTKFATAPSVTQTLETRMQESSQFLSAINIYGVAEQMGEKIGMGIGGPNAGTTDTNTKERETSDISTLDDRGYFCSQTNFDTHLRYSKLDAWAKFPDFQARIRDAILKRQALDRILIGWNGVSRAATSNPATNPLRQDVNIGWLQKMRAENAARVMKEVVEGSGKITIGAGKDFTNLDALVFSMVEEFIAPWYQEDPDLVVICGRQLLADKYFPIINKDNAPTEMLAADIVTSQKRLGNLPAVRVPYFPPRGLLVTKLENLSIYWQEGSRRRTVVDNAKRDRIENYESVNDAYVIEDLECASLAENIELA from the coding sequence ATGCGCAATGATACCCGTACCGTCTTCAACGCCTACCTGGGCCAACTGGCCAAGCTCCACAGCGTGCCTGACGTCACCACCAAATTTGCCACCGCCCCCAGCGTCACTCAGACCCTGGAAACCCGGATGCAGGAATCCAGTCAATTCTTGAGCGCCATCAACATTTACGGCGTCGCCGAGCAGATGGGCGAAAAAATCGGCATGGGCATCGGCGGGCCGAACGCCGGCACCACTGACACCAACACCAAAGAACGCGAAACCAGCGACATCAGCACGCTCGATGACCGTGGCTACTTCTGCTCGCAGACCAACTTTGATACCCATCTGCGTTACAGCAAGTTGGATGCATGGGCCAAGTTCCCCGACTTCCAGGCCCGTATTCGTGACGCCATCCTGAAACGCCAGGCGCTGGATCGCATCCTGATCGGTTGGAACGGAGTTAGTCGCGCCGCGACGTCTAACCCAGCCACCAATCCGCTGCGCCAGGACGTCAACATTGGCTGGCTGCAAAAGATGCGCGCCGAAAACGCCGCCCGCGTCATGAAGGAAGTGGTCGAAGGCTCCGGCAAGATCACCATCGGCGCAGGTAAAGACTTCACCAACCTCGACGCCTTGGTATTCAGCATGGTCGAGGAATTCATTGCCCCGTGGTACCAGGAAGATCCTGACCTGGTGGTGATCTGCGGTCGCCAACTGCTGGCTGACAAGTACTTCCCGATAATCAACAAAGACAACGCGCCGACTGAAATGCTGGCCGCCGATATCGTCACCAGCCAAAAGCGCCTGGGCAATTTGCCTGCCGTGCGTGTGCCTTACTTCCCACCGCGCGGGTTGTTGGTAACCAAGCTGGAAAACCTCTCGATCTACTGGCAGGAAGGCAGCCGCCGCCGCACCGTCGTCGACAATGCCAAACGCGACCGCATCGAAAACTATGAGTCGGTGAATGACGCCTACGTCATTGAAGACCTGGAATGTGCCTCGCTCGCTGAAAACATCGAACTGGCATAA
- a CDS encoding putative holin — MADPTSSAVTGLLMGLGLATVTPIIDGEALFGAILGAWLVTSTKHDLKVWQRLGSLFLSAGVGYLFAPMALQAIPFITSGGGAFLCALVVIPISIKLMVWVEKADIWDIWRRIRGGS, encoded by the coding sequence ATGGCTGATCCGACTTCCAGCGCCGTGACCGGCCTGCTAATGGGCCTGGGCCTGGCAACCGTGACGCCGATCATTGATGGCGAGGCGTTGTTCGGAGCGATCCTAGGCGCGTGGCTGGTAACCAGCACCAAGCATGACCTCAAGGTATGGCAGCGACTTGGCTCGTTGTTCCTATCGGCGGGAGTGGGCTATCTGTTCGCACCCATGGCCTTGCAAGCAATCCCGTTTATCACCAGCGGCGGCGGCGCATTCCTCTGCGCCCTGGTGGTTATTCCGATCAGCATCAAGCTGATGGTATGGGTGGAAAAAGCGGACATTTGGGACATCTGGCGTCGTATCCGAGGGGGCAGCTGA
- a CDS encoding AAA family ATPase — MINGYSEEEFGKEVHRHVRPSEPIDTIQLLKGRQEELDEIRRALFAKGRHIFIYGDRGIGKSSLAQTAAYQYQSADASIIQIGCTKTSTFLEIMESIARNLIDSLDSVEIQTKASLNLKIVNLETTYKTSSKPETPKVSNMDQALDVISDVREIHSDKPIIVIDEFDAIAIQEERFKFAEFLKKMGDSGIYVPIIFSGIATSLDDLLGGHLSSIRQLKPIQLSPISWDSRWDILVEALEAFDIDFDEEIKYRVAGISDGFPYYVHLITEHLLWAVYDDPETNCKASSRHYMTALENAVKDIQEHIRKPYDKATLRHSQDFHHIIWAAAESDNLHRNIDSMYSSYERILRDLSKKEHSEKLSPIDRKKFSQRLSTLTKESHGSVLRKMNENRNGWYQFSENMLRGFVRLLAETHGVQLWLQEAKAPKQLIHPRPQPMGGSSRYQSLVPHGVGLKDDK, encoded by the coding sequence ATGATTAATGGATATTCAGAAGAAGAGTTTGGAAAGGAGGTTCACAGGCATGTACGACCATCCGAGCCTATCGATACGATACAATTACTAAAGGGGCGACAGGAAGAACTTGACGAAATCAGACGGGCATTATTTGCAAAAGGTCGACATATTTTTATTTATGGCGACCGAGGCATTGGAAAATCTTCTCTTGCGCAAACAGCTGCCTATCAATATCAATCAGCAGATGCCTCTATAATTCAAATCGGCTGTACTAAAACCAGCACCTTCCTAGAGATAATGGAAAGTATTGCTAGAAATCTGATTGATTCATTGGATTCTGTCGAGATACAAACCAAGGCAAGCTTAAACCTTAAAATAGTAAACCTAGAGACTACTTACAAAACATCAAGCAAGCCAGAAACACCAAAAGTATCCAACATGGATCAGGCTCTTGACGTAATCTCAGATGTACGTGAAATACACTCTGACAAACCTATCATTGTCATTGATGAATTTGATGCTATAGCTATTCAAGAGGAACGATTCAAATTTGCCGAATTCTTAAAAAAGATGGGCGATTCGGGTATTTATGTCCCGATAATTTTCAGCGGCATAGCAACCTCACTAGATGACCTTTTAGGGGGGCACTTGTCTAGTATCAGGCAGCTAAAGCCAATACAGCTTAGCCCGATTTCGTGGGACTCAAGGTGGGATATACTAGTAGAGGCACTAGAAGCATTCGATATAGATTTCGACGAAGAAATAAAATATCGTGTCGCTGGAATAAGTGACGGATTCCCCTATTACGTACACCTTATTACCGAGCACTTATTATGGGCTGTCTATGACGACCCAGAAACCAACTGCAAAGCATCCTCACGTCATTACATGACCGCCTTAGAAAACGCAGTCAAAGACATTCAAGAACACATAAGAAAGCCTTACGACAAGGCAACTCTAAGGCATAGTCAAGACTTTCATCATATTATTTGGGCTGCTGCAGAATCCGACAACTTACATAGAAACATCGATTCGATGTATTCGTCTTACGAGAGGATACTAAGAGATCTAAGTAAGAAAGAGCATTCTGAAAAGTTATCTCCAATTGATCGAAAAAAATTCTCACAACGTCTTAGTACGCTCACGAAAGAGAGCCATGGATCTGTTCTCAGAAAGATGAATGAGAATAGAAATGGCTGGTATCAGTTCTCCGAAAACATGCTTAGAGGTTTTGTGCGGCTACTTGCCGAAACACACGGAGTTCAGCTATGGCTGCAAGAAGCAAAGGCGCCGAAACAGCTAATCCATCCAAGGCCACAACCTATGGGCGGGTCTAGTCGTTATCAATCACTCGTACCACACGGCGTTGGATTAAAGGACGACAAATAA
- a CDS encoding tail protein X, with amino-acid sequence MAVAVRARQNDTVDALCWRHYGRTAGVTEAVLDANPGLADYGPILPQGLVVNMPEAQTSAPQRQMVQLWD; translated from the coding sequence ATGGCCGTCGCCGTCCGCGCCCGTCAAAACGACACCGTCGACGCGCTCTGTTGGCGGCACTACGGCCGCACCGCAGGCGTCACCGAGGCCGTGCTTGACGCTAACCCCGGCCTGGCTGATTACGGCCCCATCCTGCCTCAAGGCCTCGTCGTCAATATGCCCGAAGCCCAAACCAGCGCGCCCCAGCGGCAGATGGTGCAGCTATGGGACTGA
- a CDS encoding GPO family capsid scaffolding protein: protein MKKFRSNWFRVAVEGATSDKRTIKRSWLEQAAKNFNPATYGARIWLEHFRSLLPDSPFKAYGDVLAVKTEEVEINGQKKLALFAQVEPTPELIAMNKAKQKVYTSIEIDDSFADTGEAYIVGLAVTDSPASLGTDVLVFSAQKPEASPFKDRHYSATSMFTEAVETELTFEEFEEKPGIGAQLLSTVKALLTGKQTKDDTEFSQIGEAVQTLAEHVKDLPEQLAAEKKFSGELKTKVDQLSKDLGDLKIKLSKTQDHSQKERPQVSGGDNQVVTDC from the coding sequence ATGAAGAAATTTCGCAGTAATTGGTTCCGTGTCGCCGTCGAGGGCGCTACCTCGGACAAACGCACCATCAAGCGCAGCTGGCTGGAACAGGCTGCCAAGAACTTCAATCCAGCGACCTATGGCGCCCGCATCTGGCTGGAACACTTCCGCAGTCTGTTGCCGGACAGTCCTTTCAAAGCTTACGGCGACGTGCTGGCGGTCAAGACCGAAGAGGTCGAAATCAATGGCCAGAAGAAATTGGCCCTGTTCGCCCAGGTCGAGCCGACGCCCGAGCTGATCGCCATGAACAAGGCCAAGCAGAAGGTCTACACCTCAATCGAAATCGACGACAGTTTCGCCGACACCGGAGAAGCGTACATCGTCGGCCTGGCGGTGACCGACTCACCGGCCAGCCTGGGCACCGATGTGCTGGTCTTCTCTGCACAAAAGCCCGAAGCCAGTCCATTCAAAGACCGTCATTACTCCGCAACCTCCATGTTCACAGAGGCGGTTGAAACCGAACTGACCTTTGAAGAGTTTGAAGAGAAGCCCGGCATTGGCGCCCAGTTGCTCAGCACCGTCAAAGCGTTACTCACCGGAAAACAGACCAAAGACGACACCGAATTCAGCCAGATCGGCGAAGCCGTGCAAACCCTGGCCGAACACGTCAAGGATCTGCCCGAGCAATTGGCCGCCGAGAAGAAGTTCTCCGGGGAGCTGAAAACTAAGGTTGATCAGCTCAGCAAAGACTTGGGCGACCTGAAAATCAAGCTCTCCAAAACCCAAGACCACAGCCAAAAGGAACGCCCCCAGGTATCCGGCGGCGATAACCAGGTCGTGACCGACTGCTGA
- a CDS encoding terminase endonuclease subunit gives MTNPCRRHFQRVTAALEAAAVEPTQTMAGATAYEHQLNQLLQDRLRLKQVQSNQGKAELKRQLLPDYIPYVQGVLQAGQGAQDEVMTTVMVWRFDAGDFTGGLDIATYVLKYKMVMPDRFARTLGCLVAEEVATAAFKAQKVNEPFDLAILHRTAELTESEDMPDQARAKLFLALGRATLESITEEQPGQPGQVQAGIDLLKQAIALHDACGGKKDLERADRLLNKLTATGS, from the coding sequence ATGACCAATCCTTGCCGTCGTCACTTTCAACGCGTCACTGCCGCCCTGGAGGCGGCAGCCGTTGAACCGACCCAAACCATGGCCGGCGCCACGGCTTACGAGCACCAGCTCAACCAATTGCTACAGGATCGCCTGCGCCTGAAACAGGTGCAGTCAAACCAGGGCAAGGCCGAACTTAAGCGCCAGTTACTTCCGGACTACATCCCTTACGTCCAGGGAGTGCTGCAGGCTGGTCAGGGCGCGCAAGACGAGGTAATGACCACGGTCATGGTCTGGCGCTTCGATGCCGGCGACTTTACGGGCGGCCTTGATATCGCAACCTACGTGCTGAAATACAAGATGGTCATGCCTGACCGTTTCGCTCGCACGCTGGGGTGCCTGGTAGCCGAAGAAGTCGCCACGGCCGCGTTTAAGGCACAGAAGGTCAACGAGCCGTTCGACTTGGCAATCCTACACCGCACGGCCGAACTGACCGAATCCGAAGATATGCCCGACCAGGCGCGCGCCAAGCTGTTCCTGGCTCTCGGTCGCGCCACGCTGGAGAGCATCACCGAAGAGCAGCCTGGCCAACCCGGTCAGGTTCAGGCCGGTATCGACCTGCTGAAACAAGCCATCGCCCTGCACGACGCATGCGGAGGCAAGAAAGATCTGGAGCGGGCAGACCGCCTGCTCAACAAACTCACTGCCACTGGCAGTTAA
- a CDS encoding phage portal protein, giving the protein MTEQHANSGLVPTTAAPGQGMQVFSFGEPTPVLGSREVFDYLQCWYNGRWYEPPLSLDGLARSVGSSVHLHSGLMFKRNLLSKTFIPHPMLSRAAFEQFALDWLCLGNGYLEARRSVLGGTRQLVPPLAKYMRAGPEGRYYQVQGWKEEHQFDQGSIFHLREADLHQEIYGLPEWISALQSALLNESATLFRRKYYENGSHAGFILYMTDAAQTETDIDALRKALKDSKGPGNFRNLFVYSPTGKKDGIQLIPVSEVAAKDEFNSIKNQTRDDVLASLRIPPQLMGIVPQNAGGFGSIREAAQIYAANEIEPIQTRMQQLNDWIGENVIRFKPYEIGGDV; this is encoded by the coding sequence ATGACCGAACAACACGCAAACTCTGGCCTGGTGCCAACCACAGCAGCGCCGGGGCAGGGCATGCAAGTGTTCAGCTTTGGCGAGCCGACACCCGTGCTGGGTAGTCGGGAGGTCTTCGATTATCTGCAATGTTGGTACAACGGACGGTGGTACGAGCCGCCGTTGTCGCTGGATGGACTGGCCCGTTCCGTCGGGTCTAGCGTCCATCTGCATTCGGGCCTGATGTTCAAGCGCAACCTGTTAAGCAAGACGTTTATTCCACATCCGATGCTGTCGCGGGCAGCATTTGAACAGTTCGCCTTGGACTGGCTGTGCCTGGGCAATGGGTACCTTGAAGCACGGCGCTCGGTGCTCGGAGGCACCCGGCAACTGGTACCGCCTCTGGCAAAGTACATGCGCGCCGGCCCGGAAGGGCGTTATTACCAGGTGCAAGGCTGGAAGGAAGAGCACCAGTTTGACCAGGGCAGCATTTTTCACCTACGAGAAGCGGATCTGCACCAGGAGATTTATGGCTTGCCGGAGTGGATCAGTGCCTTGCAGTCGGCCTTGCTCAACGAGTCGGCCACGTTGTTCCGCCGCAAGTACTACGAGAACGGTAGTCACGCCGGCTTCATTCTGTATATGACAGATGCGGCGCAGACGGAAACCGATATCGACGCTTTGCGCAAGGCGCTCAAGGATTCGAAGGGGCCAGGCAATTTTCGCAACTTGTTCGTGTATTCACCCACCGGCAAGAAGGACGGAATCCAGCTGATCCCGGTCAGTGAGGTCGCGGCCAAGGATGAATTCAACTCGATCAAAAACCAGACCCGTGACGATGTGCTGGCCAGCTTGCGCATTCCGCCGCAATTGATGGGGATCGTTCCGCAGAACGCCGGGGGCTTTGGGTCGATCAGGGAAGCGGCCCAGATCTATGCGGCGAATGAGATAGAGCCGATTCAGACACGTATGCAGCAACTGAATGACTGGATCGGGGAGAACGTAATCCGCTTCAAGCCCTACGAAATTGGTGGAGATGTTTAA
- a CDS encoding head completion/stabilization protein, which translates to MSAFVASGKVDSGHINTDPFWPSIDLDNLRATLRIDPSVTAPRLETAVIAAAISLNRELSEWRAIQQSAGYATLDAVPGDRIKDVSVKTHLYRRAIEAGTGAEVCERYRSYDTTNVGNHKAEELTPNIDDYRRDLRWAVRDFLGISRTTVELI; encoded by the coding sequence ATGAGCGCATTTGTAGCCAGCGGCAAAGTCGACAGCGGCCATATCAACACCGACCCGTTCTGGCCGTCGATTGACCTGGACAACCTGCGCGCCACCCTGCGTATAGACCCCAGCGTTACGGCACCACGACTGGAAACTGCCGTAATTGCCGCAGCCATCAGCCTCAACCGCGAGCTGAGCGAATGGCGTGCAATCCAACAATCTGCAGGCTACGCCACGCTGGACGCCGTACCAGGTGACCGCATCAAGGATGTGTCAGTAAAAACACACCTCTACCGCCGCGCCATCGAAGCCGGTACCGGCGCCGAAGTCTGCGAGCGTTACCGCTCCTACGACACCACCAATGTCGGCAACCACAAAGCCGAAGAACTCACCCCGAACATCGACGACTACCGCCGCGATCTGCGTTGGGCAGTCCGCGACTTTCTCGGCATCAGCCGCACCACCGTGGAGCTGATCTGA
- a CDS encoding terminase ATPase subunit family protein: MTTTELLPIDPRRQSKFLYWMGWRICEIAEATGEKEKTLHSWKARDEWDRADNVERIGGALEARLVQLILKESKSGGDFKEIDLLHRQLERQARIQRFQSGGTETELNPNLAKRNEGPKKKTPKNDISEEQIELLREAFIDGCFDYQKDWYRAGNQRTRVILKSRQIGATYYFAREAFLDALETGRNQIFLSASKNQAYLFRGYIQAFAREVIGVELTGDPIVLPNGAELFFLGTNARTAQGYHGNFYFDEFFWTFKFEELNKVASGMAMHKKWRKTYFSTPSSMAHEAYTFWTSERFNKGKPAAQHTKVDVSHGALQQGRFCEDRLWRQIVTILDAEHGGCDLFDIEELRREYSPEAFANLLMCEFVDDGASIFPLALLQSCMVDSWVEWAEDYKPFAMRPFGDRQVWIGYDPAETGDCSGLVVVAPPLVPGGKFRVLERHQFRGMDFAAQAAFIKSVCDRYWVTYIGIDVTGLGSGVAQLVRQFFPAVTTFSYSPEVKTRLVLKAYDVIHNGRLEFDAGWTDMAQSLMAIRKTVTAGGRQYTYTAGRNDNTGHADLAWALFHALHNEPLEGQTASNTGRMEIF, translated from the coding sequence ATGACTACGACTGAACTGCTCCCTATCGATCCCCGGCGCCAATCCAAGTTTCTGTATTGGATGGGCTGGCGCATCTGTGAGATTGCAGAGGCTACGGGCGAGAAGGAAAAAACGCTACACAGCTGGAAGGCCCGCGACGAATGGGACCGGGCTGACAACGTCGAGCGTATCGGTGGGGCGCTGGAAGCGCGGCTGGTGCAGCTGATCCTAAAGGAGAGTAAGAGCGGCGGTGACTTCAAGGAAATTGATCTGCTGCACCGTCAGTTGGAGCGCCAGGCCAGAATCCAGCGCTTTCAGAGTGGCGGTACCGAAACCGAACTCAATCCGAACCTCGCTAAACGCAACGAAGGCCCCAAGAAAAAGACCCCGAAAAACGATATCAGCGAAGAGCAGATCGAGCTGCTGCGCGAAGCGTTTATCGACGGTTGCTTCGACTATCAGAAAGACTGGTACCGGGCCGGCAATCAACGGACCCGCGTCATCCTCAAAAGCCGGCAGATCGGCGCGACCTACTACTTTGCTCGCGAGGCGTTTCTTGATGCGCTGGAGACCGGGCGCAATCAGATCTTCCTGTCTGCGTCGAAAAACCAAGCCTATCTGTTTCGCGGGTACATCCAGGCGTTTGCGCGCGAGGTCATCGGTGTCGAGCTGACGGGCGATCCCATCGTATTACCCAACGGCGCCGAGCTATTTTTTCTCGGGACCAACGCCCGTACTGCCCAGGGCTACCACGGCAATTTCTACTTCGACGAATTCTTCTGGACGTTCAAGTTTGAGGAACTGAACAAGGTCGCCTCGGGTATGGCGATGCACAAGAAGTGGCGCAAAACCTACTTCTCAACGCCGTCCAGCATGGCCCATGAGGCCTATACCTTCTGGACCAGCGAACGCTTCAACAAGGGCAAGCCAGCCGCCCAACACACCAAGGTCGACGTTTCCCACGGGGCGCTCCAGCAGGGGCGGTTCTGCGAGGACCGCTTGTGGCGGCAGATCGTCACCATCCTGGACGCTGAACACGGCGGCTGTGACCTGTTCGACATTGAGGAACTGCGCCGGGAGTACAGCCCCGAGGCGTTCGCCAACCTGCTGATGTGCGAATTTGTAGACGATGGGGCCAGCATTTTCCCCCTGGCGTTGTTGCAGAGCTGCATGGTCGACAGCTGGGTTGAATGGGCTGAGGACTACAAACCGTTCGCCATGCGTCCGTTCGGCGACCGCCAGGTCTGGATTGGCTACGACCCAGCCGAAACCGGCGATTGTTCCGGCCTGGTGGTGGTCGCGCCTCCTCTGGTACCGGGTGGCAAATTCCGTGTGCTGGAGCGGCATCAGTTTCGGGGCATGGACTTCGCGGCCCAGGCGGCATTCATCAAAAGCGTTTGCGACCGCTACTGGGTGACCTACATCGGCATAGATGTCACCGGCTTGGGTAGCGGCGTGGCGCAGCTGGTGCGCCAGTTCTTCCCGGCGGTGACCACCTTCAGCTATTCGCCCGAAGTCAAAACCCGCTTGGTGCTCAAGGCCTATGACGTGATCCACAACGGCCGGCTGGAGTTCGACGCCGGCTGGACCGACATGGCGCAGTCGCTGATGGCGATCCGCAAGACCGTCACCGCTGGCGGGCGCCAGTACACCTATACCGCAGGGCGCAACGACAACACCGGCCATGCCGACCTGGCCTGGGCGCTCTTTCACGCATTGCACAACGAACCGCTTGAGGGGCAGACCGCCTCCAATACAGGGCGGATGGAGATTTTTTGA
- a CDS encoding EAL domain-containing protein, translating to MILNAAVPSEFSALRVITLASDAVCAHRLGSALSGMGVTPIVNLESLSGVEAWLGEYPVDVIVCELRPECGDGLMLPSLLRGMHEVGKLTHFPSIFWTGEAALDAPSSVVEGGHSLARRTPSSPLWIKYMGGVAVSALESHARLARTAGISVEILREGATLALGDALRAAVLTRAQPDARLRMNTFDSLAEDEVINALTTGEGLRFVFQPQFELRSRRIVGAEALVRWKHPRFGEIPPSVLMPLVNRLGLDLLLFSLVEMWTIKVMLALKHENIGIPIAVNASAKTICTPNFSDRLAARMRQADLPSRLLKIELTEDVPEPDELYLSASLTAIRAKGFRVSMDDFGTGAATLNLLANLSFDEMKIDGSFVRGVEQHSSSRKVIAGIVNWARLLSLNLVAEGIEDESTIPLLYRLGCRVGQGYALARPMEIDAFLNFVIQRENNSAWH from the coding sequence ATGATCTTGAATGCCGCCGTGCCCAGTGAGTTCAGCGCATTACGTGTCATCACGTTGGCGTCCGATGCTGTGTGTGCACACCGGCTGGGTTCTGCCTTGAGTGGAATGGGGGTGACTCCAATCGTCAACCTCGAATCCTTGAGCGGCGTTGAAGCCTGGTTGGGCGAATATCCAGTCGACGTCATTGTGTGTGAGCTCCGTCCTGAGTGTGGCGACGGGCTGATGTTGCCGAGCCTCCTCAGGGGGATGCATGAGGTGGGCAAGCTGACCCATTTCCCCAGTATCTTTTGGACCGGGGAGGCTGCCTTGGATGCGCCCTCCAGTGTTGTCGAAGGGGGGCATTCGCTGGCCCGCAGAACACCGAGCAGTCCGCTCTGGATCAAGTACATGGGCGGGGTTGCGGTTAGTGCTTTGGAGTCCCATGCCCGGTTGGCACGGACGGCCGGCATTTCGGTGGAAATCCTGCGCGAAGGTGCCACCCTGGCCCTGGGCGACGCCTTGCGAGCGGCCGTACTGACCCGTGCGCAACCGGACGCCAGGTTGAGAATGAATACCTTCGACTCTTTGGCTGAAGATGAAGTGATCAATGCGCTGACGACGGGGGAGGGCCTGCGCTTTGTGTTCCAGCCGCAATTCGAACTGCGCAGCCGACGTATTGTGGGAGCCGAGGCGCTGGTGCGTTGGAAACATCCACGGTTTGGGGAAATACCGCCTTCTGTATTGATGCCCTTGGTCAACCGGTTGGGCCTGGACTTGCTGCTGTTCAGCCTGGTGGAAATGTGGACGATCAAGGTCATGCTTGCGCTAAAGCACGAAAATATCGGGATTCCCATTGCGGTGAACGCGTCGGCAAAAACCATTTGCACGCCCAACTTTTCTGATCGGCTGGCGGCGCGAATGCGTCAGGCTGACCTGCCGAGTCGACTGCTTAAAATTGAACTCACCGAGGATGTACCCGAGCCGGACGAACTCTATTTATCGGCCTCGTTGACGGCTATTCGAGCCAAGGGCTTCCGAGTGTCGATGGATGATTTTGGCACGGGCGCCGCTACGTTGAACCTGCTGGCAAACCTGTCGTTTGATGAGATGAAAATTGATGGGTCGTTCGTCCGCGGTGTGGAGCAGCATTCGTCGTCACGTAAAGTCATCGCCGGCATCGTCAACTGGGCACGCTTGCTCAGTTTGAATTTGGTGGCGGAAGGGATCGAGGATGAATCGACTATTCCGCTGTTGTATCGATTGGGTTGCCGGGTAGGGCAAGGTTACGCGTTGGCACGCCCGATGGAAATTGATGCTTTCTTGAATTTCGTTATCCAGCGGGAAAATAATAGTGCATGGCACTGA